Proteins found in one Arachis stenosperma cultivar V10309 chromosome 8, arast.V10309.gnm1.PFL2, whole genome shotgun sequence genomic segment:
- the LOC130944957 gene encoding uncharacterized protein LOC130944957 isoform X2, translating to MMMIIIIEDAGKFGTRKRQSKQQGEKIGFATRRNAMTLHRFLILKLKLCTRIKSLNLNFQVERLKKKLRDEENIHRALQRAFNRPLGALPRLPPYLPPNTLGLLAEVAVLEEEIARLEEQVMHFRQDLYQEAVYTSSSKMKMDHSSRLVKLKSPSPTITLPEDRQGKENQSCSNSHKNTKQFNSKTKTTKTPINTLPLHNKPWHRPKRQTVQQELRVNDQPMAEPTNHEESPNIISENILKCLSSILLRMSTVKYPDSTAGMLRDPKSRNCTKETWFQDPYGTCLEFGEMDIGPYKQFRAIEAESISPKRTANSLFLQHRLKLLLRKLSSVNLENLNHQEKLAFWINIYNSCMMNAFNEHGLPESPETVVALMQKTTINVGGHLLSATTIEHCILRLPYHWKLLNSKQTSKGAKNHEMTVRSIYGLELSEPLVTFALSCGTWSSPAVRVYTASQVENQLEAAKREYLQAAVGISTSKFAIPKLLDWYLLDFAKDLESLLDWICLQLPSAIGKEAIKFLENRKTEPLSQFVQIMPYEFSFRYLLCT from the exons ATGATGATGATCATCATCATAGA AGATGCGGGAAAGTTTGGCACAAGGAAAAGGCAGAGCAAGCAGCAAGGAGAGAAAATTGGCTTTGCAACAAGACGTAATGCAATGACACTGCACCGATTCCTGATTTTAAAATTGAAGCTTTGTACACGAATCAAGTCtctgaatttgaattttcaggtggagaggttgaagaagaagcttaggGACGAAGAGAACATCCACAGGGCATTGCAGAGAGCTTTCAACAGACCCTTGGGTGCTCTCCCTCGTCTTCCTCCCTATCTCCCTCCCAAT ACCCTGGGACTTCTTGCGGAGGTGGCGGTGCTGGAGGAAGAAATTGCAAGGCTTGAAGAGCAGGTGATGCATTTCAGGCAGGACTTGTATCAAGAAGCTGTATATACATCATCCTCCAAGATGAAAATGGATCATTCATCTCGTTTAGTTAAATTGAAGTCTCCTTCCCCAACAATTACACTTCCCG AGGATAGGCAAGGAAAAGAGAACCAGTCATGTAGTAATtctcacaagaacaccaagcaGTTCAATTCTAAAACTAAAACAACAAAAACTCCTATTAATACACTTCCCCTCCACAACAAACCATGGCATCGTCCAAAGAGACAG ACTGTGCAGCAAGAACTAAGAGTGAATGACCAGCCAATGGCAGAACCAACAAATCATGAAGAAAGTCCAAACATAATCTCTGAAAATATTCTCAAGTGCTTATCAAGCATTCTTTTGAGAATGAGTACTGTCAAGTATCCGGATTCTACAGCTGGCATGTTGCGAGATCCGAAATCTCGAAACTGTACTAAAGAAACATGGTTTCAGGATCCATATGGTACATGTTTAGAATTTGGAGAGATGGATATTGGTCCGTACAAGCAATTCCGTGCAATTGAAGCTGAATCCATCAGTCCAAAACGAACTGCTAATTCTTTGTTTCTGCAGCATCGATTGAA GCTTCTTTTGAGGAAACTTTCCTCTGTCAACTTAGAGAATCTCAATCATCAGGAGAAGCTTGCATTCTGGATCAACATATATAACTCTTGTATGATGAAT GCATTCaatgagcacggcttaccagaGAGTCCCGAAACAGTTGTTGCATTGATGCAAAAG ACAACAATAAATGTGGGTGGACACTTGCTAAGCGCAACAACGATAGAGCATTGCATTCTAAGGCTTCCTTATCACTGGAAATTG CTGAATTCTAAACAGACATCAAAGGGAGCGAAGAATCATGAAATGACAGTAAGAAGCATATATGGATTGGAATTATCAGAACCCTTGGTGACATTTGCTCTCTCATGTGGAACTTGGTCCTCTCCTGCT GTCAGAGTTTACACAGCATCACAGGTCGAGAACCAACTCGAAGCAGCGAAAAGAGAATACTTGCAGGCTGCAGTTGGAATTTCAACTTCAAAGTTTGCTATCCCAAAGCTGCTAGATTGGTACTTACTGGACTTTGCAAAAGACTTGGAATCTTTGCTGGATTGGATATGCCTCCAATTACCAAGCGCAATAGGGAAAGAAGCCATTAAATTCCTTGAGAATAGAAAAACCGAACCCCTCTCACAATTTGTACAAATTATGCCATATGAGTTTAGTTTTAGATACTTGCTATGCACATAA
- the LOC130944957 gene encoding uncharacterized protein LOC130944957 isoform X3 produces MDTRRRMRLEPKKAQTGAHDDDHHHRVGPNLLNEKAEMRESLAQGKGRASSKERKLALQQDVERLKKKLRDEENIHRALQRAFNRPLGALPRLPPYLPPNTLGLLAEVAVLEEEIARLEEQVMHFRQDLYQEAVYTSSSKMKMDHSSRLVKLKSPSPTITLPEDRQGKENQSCSNSHKNTKQFNSKTKTTKTPINTLPLHNKPWHRPKRQQELRVNDQPMAEPTNHEESPNIISENILKCLSSILLRMSTVKYPDSTAGMLRDPKSRNCTKETWFQDPYGTCLEFGEMDIGPYKQFRAIEAESISPKRTANSLFLQHRLKLLLRKLSSVNLENLNHQEKLAFWINIYNSCMMNAFNEHGLPESPETVVALMQKTTINVGGHLLSATTIEHCILRLPYHWKLLNSKQTSKGAKNHEMTVRSIYGLELSEPLVTFALSCGTWSSPAVRVYTASQVENQLEAAKREYLQAAVGISTSKFAIPKLLDWYLLDFAKDLESLLDWICLQLPSAIGKEAIKFLENRKTEPLSQFVQIMPYEFSFRYLLCT; encoded by the exons ATGGACACGAGAAGGAGGATGAGATTAGAGCCTAAGAAAGCTCAGACAGGAGCACATGATGATGATCATCATCATAGA GTTGGTCCTAACCTCTTGAATGAAAAGGCAGAGATGCGGGAAAGTTTGGCACAAGGAAAAGGCAGAGCAAGCAGCAAGGAGAGAAAATTGGCTTTGCAACAAGAC gtggagaggttgaagaagaagcttaggGACGAAGAGAACATCCACAGGGCATTGCAGAGAGCTTTCAACAGACCCTTGGGTGCTCTCCCTCGTCTTCCTCCCTATCTCCCTCCCAAT ACCCTGGGACTTCTTGCGGAGGTGGCGGTGCTGGAGGAAGAAATTGCAAGGCTTGAAGAGCAGGTGATGCATTTCAGGCAGGACTTGTATCAAGAAGCTGTATATACATCATCCTCCAAGATGAAAATGGATCATTCATCTCGTTTAGTTAAATTGAAGTCTCCTTCCCCAACAATTACACTTCCCG AGGATAGGCAAGGAAAAGAGAACCAGTCATGTAGTAATtctcacaagaacaccaagcaGTTCAATTCTAAAACTAAAACAACAAAAACTCCTATTAATACACTTCCCCTCCACAACAAACCATGGCATCGTCCAAAGAGACAG CAAGAACTAAGAGTGAATGACCAGCCAATGGCAGAACCAACAAATCATGAAGAAAGTCCAAACATAATCTCTGAAAATATTCTCAAGTGCTTATCAAGCATTCTTTTGAGAATGAGTACTGTCAAGTATCCGGATTCTACAGCTGGCATGTTGCGAGATCCGAAATCTCGAAACTGTACTAAAGAAACATGGTTTCAGGATCCATATGGTACATGTTTAGAATTTGGAGAGATGGATATTGGTCCGTACAAGCAATTCCGTGCAATTGAAGCTGAATCCATCAGTCCAAAACGAACTGCTAATTCTTTGTTTCTGCAGCATCGATTGAA GCTTCTTTTGAGGAAACTTTCCTCTGTCAACTTAGAGAATCTCAATCATCAGGAGAAGCTTGCATTCTGGATCAACATATATAACTCTTGTATGATGAAT GCATTCaatgagcacggcttaccagaGAGTCCCGAAACAGTTGTTGCATTGATGCAAAAG ACAACAATAAATGTGGGTGGACACTTGCTAAGCGCAACAACGATAGAGCATTGCATTCTAAGGCTTCCTTATCACTGGAAATTG CTGAATTCTAAACAGACATCAAAGGGAGCGAAGAATCATGAAATGACAGTAAGAAGCATATATGGATTGGAATTATCAGAACCCTTGGTGACATTTGCTCTCTCATGTGGAACTTGGTCCTCTCCTGCT GTCAGAGTTTACACAGCATCACAGGTCGAGAACCAACTCGAAGCAGCGAAAAGAGAATACTTGCAGGCTGCAGTTGGAATTTCAACTTCAAAGTTTGCTATCCCAAAGCTGCTAGATTGGTACTTACTGGACTTTGCAAAAGACTTGGAATCTTTGCTGGATTGGATATGCCTCCAATTACCAAGCGCAATAGGGAAAGAAGCCATTAAATTCCTTGAGAATAGAAAAACCGAACCCCTCTCACAATTTGTACAAATTATGCCATATGAGTTTAGTTTTAGATACTTGCTATGCACATAA
- the LOC130944957 gene encoding uncharacterized protein LOC130944957 isoform X5 yields MDTRRRMRLEPKKAQTGAHDDDHHHRAEMRESLAQGKGRASSKERKLALQQDVERLKKKLRDEENIHRALQRAFNRPLGALPRLPPYLPPNTLGLLAEVAVLEEEIARLEEQVMHFRQDLYQEAVYTSSSKMKMDHSSRLVKLKSPSPTITLPEDRQGKENQSCSNSHKNTKQFNSKTKTTKTPINTLPLHNKPWHRPKRQTVQQELRVNDQPMAEPTNHEESPNIISENILKCLSSILLRMSTVKYPDSTAGMLRDPKSRNCTKETWFQDPYGTCLEFGEMDIGPYKQFRAIEAESISPKRTANSLFLQHRLKLLLRKLSSVNLENLNHQEKLAFWINIYNSCMMNAFNEHGLPESPETVVALMQKTTINVGGHLLSATTIEHCILRLPYHWKLLNSKQTSKGAKNHEMTVRSIYGLELSEPLVTFALSCGTWSSPAVRVYTASQVENQLEAAKREYLQAAVGISTSKFAIPKLLDWYLLDFAKDLESLLDWICLQLPSAIGKEAIKFLENRKTEPLSQFVQIMPYEFSFRYLLCT; encoded by the exons ATGGACACGAGAAGGAGGATGAGATTAGAGCCTAAGAAAGCTCAGACAGGAGCACATGATGATGATCATCATCATAGA GCAGAGATGCGGGAAAGTTTGGCACAAGGAAAAGGCAGAGCAAGCAGCAAGGAGAGAAAATTGGCTTTGCAACAAGAC gtggagaggttgaagaagaagcttaggGACGAAGAGAACATCCACAGGGCATTGCAGAGAGCTTTCAACAGACCCTTGGGTGCTCTCCCTCGTCTTCCTCCCTATCTCCCTCCCAAT ACCCTGGGACTTCTTGCGGAGGTGGCGGTGCTGGAGGAAGAAATTGCAAGGCTTGAAGAGCAGGTGATGCATTTCAGGCAGGACTTGTATCAAGAAGCTGTATATACATCATCCTCCAAGATGAAAATGGATCATTCATCTCGTTTAGTTAAATTGAAGTCTCCTTCCCCAACAATTACACTTCCCG AGGATAGGCAAGGAAAAGAGAACCAGTCATGTAGTAATtctcacaagaacaccaagcaGTTCAATTCTAAAACTAAAACAACAAAAACTCCTATTAATACACTTCCCCTCCACAACAAACCATGGCATCGTCCAAAGAGACAG ACTGTGCAGCAAGAACTAAGAGTGAATGACCAGCCAATGGCAGAACCAACAAATCATGAAGAAAGTCCAAACATAATCTCTGAAAATATTCTCAAGTGCTTATCAAGCATTCTTTTGAGAATGAGTACTGTCAAGTATCCGGATTCTACAGCTGGCATGTTGCGAGATCCGAAATCTCGAAACTGTACTAAAGAAACATGGTTTCAGGATCCATATGGTACATGTTTAGAATTTGGAGAGATGGATATTGGTCCGTACAAGCAATTCCGTGCAATTGAAGCTGAATCCATCAGTCCAAAACGAACTGCTAATTCTTTGTTTCTGCAGCATCGATTGAA GCTTCTTTTGAGGAAACTTTCCTCTGTCAACTTAGAGAATCTCAATCATCAGGAGAAGCTTGCATTCTGGATCAACATATATAACTCTTGTATGATGAAT GCATTCaatgagcacggcttaccagaGAGTCCCGAAACAGTTGTTGCATTGATGCAAAAG ACAACAATAAATGTGGGTGGACACTTGCTAAGCGCAACAACGATAGAGCATTGCATTCTAAGGCTTCCTTATCACTGGAAATTG CTGAATTCTAAACAGACATCAAAGGGAGCGAAGAATCATGAAATGACAGTAAGAAGCATATATGGATTGGAATTATCAGAACCCTTGGTGACATTTGCTCTCTCATGTGGAACTTGGTCCTCTCCTGCT GTCAGAGTTTACACAGCATCACAGGTCGAGAACCAACTCGAAGCAGCGAAAAGAGAATACTTGCAGGCTGCAGTTGGAATTTCAACTTCAAAGTTTGCTATCCCAAAGCTGCTAGATTGGTACTTACTGGACTTTGCAAAAGACTTGGAATCTTTGCTGGATTGGATATGCCTCCAATTACCAAGCGCAATAGGGAAAGAAGCCATTAAATTCCTTGAGAATAGAAAAACCGAACCCCTCTCACAATTTGTACAAATTATGCCATATGAGTTTAGTTTTAGATACTTGCTATGCACATAA
- the LOC130944957 gene encoding uncharacterized protein LOC130944957 isoform X4: MDTRRRMRLEPKKAQTGAHDDDHHHRVGPNLLNEKAEMRESLAQGKGRASSKERKLALQQDVERLKKKLRDEENIHRALQRAFNRPLGALPRLPPYLPPNTLGLLAEVAVLEEEIARLEEQVMHFRQDLYQEAVYTSSSKMKMDHSSRLVKLKSPSPTITLPEDRQGKENQSCSNSHKNTKQFNSKTKTTKTPINTLPLHNKPWHRPKRQTVQQELRVNDQPMAEPTNHEESPNIISENILKCLSSILLRMSTVKYPDSTAGMLRDPKSRNCTKETWFQDPYGTCLEFGEMDIGPYKQFRAIEAESISPKRTANSLFLQHRLKLLLRKLSSVNLENLNHQEKLAFWINIYNSCMMNAFNEHGLPESPETVVALMQKTTINVGGHLLSATTIEHCILRLPYHWKLTSKGAKNHEMTVRSIYGLELSEPLVTFALSCGTWSSPAVRVYTASQVENQLEAAKREYLQAAVGISTSKFAIPKLLDWYLLDFAKDLESLLDWICLQLPSAIGKEAIKFLENRKTEPLSQFVQIMPYEFSFRYLLCT; encoded by the exons ATGGACACGAGAAGGAGGATGAGATTAGAGCCTAAGAAAGCTCAGACAGGAGCACATGATGATGATCATCATCATAGA GTTGGTCCTAACCTCTTGAATGAAAAGGCAGAGATGCGGGAAAGTTTGGCACAAGGAAAAGGCAGAGCAAGCAGCAAGGAGAGAAAATTGGCTTTGCAACAAGAC gtggagaggttgaagaagaagcttaggGACGAAGAGAACATCCACAGGGCATTGCAGAGAGCTTTCAACAGACCCTTGGGTGCTCTCCCTCGTCTTCCTCCCTATCTCCCTCCCAAT ACCCTGGGACTTCTTGCGGAGGTGGCGGTGCTGGAGGAAGAAATTGCAAGGCTTGAAGAGCAGGTGATGCATTTCAGGCAGGACTTGTATCAAGAAGCTGTATATACATCATCCTCCAAGATGAAAATGGATCATTCATCTCGTTTAGTTAAATTGAAGTCTCCTTCCCCAACAATTACACTTCCCG AGGATAGGCAAGGAAAAGAGAACCAGTCATGTAGTAATtctcacaagaacaccaagcaGTTCAATTCTAAAACTAAAACAACAAAAACTCCTATTAATACACTTCCCCTCCACAACAAACCATGGCATCGTCCAAAGAGACAG ACTGTGCAGCAAGAACTAAGAGTGAATGACCAGCCAATGGCAGAACCAACAAATCATGAAGAAAGTCCAAACATAATCTCTGAAAATATTCTCAAGTGCTTATCAAGCATTCTTTTGAGAATGAGTACTGTCAAGTATCCGGATTCTACAGCTGGCATGTTGCGAGATCCGAAATCTCGAAACTGTACTAAAGAAACATGGTTTCAGGATCCATATGGTACATGTTTAGAATTTGGAGAGATGGATATTGGTCCGTACAAGCAATTCCGTGCAATTGAAGCTGAATCCATCAGTCCAAAACGAACTGCTAATTCTTTGTTTCTGCAGCATCGATTGAA GCTTCTTTTGAGGAAACTTTCCTCTGTCAACTTAGAGAATCTCAATCATCAGGAGAAGCTTGCATTCTGGATCAACATATATAACTCTTGTATGATGAAT GCATTCaatgagcacggcttaccagaGAGTCCCGAAACAGTTGTTGCATTGATGCAAAAG ACAACAATAAATGTGGGTGGACACTTGCTAAGCGCAACAACGATAGAGCATTGCATTCTAAGGCTTCCTTATCACTGGAAATTG ACATCAAAGGGAGCGAAGAATCATGAAATGACAGTAAGAAGCATATATGGATTGGAATTATCAGAACCCTTGGTGACATTTGCTCTCTCATGTGGAACTTGGTCCTCTCCTGCT GTCAGAGTTTACACAGCATCACAGGTCGAGAACCAACTCGAAGCAGCGAAAAGAGAATACTTGCAGGCTGCAGTTGGAATTTCAACTTCAAAGTTTGCTATCCCAAAGCTGCTAGATTGGTACTTACTGGACTTTGCAAAAGACTTGGAATCTTTGCTGGATTGGATATGCCTCCAATTACCAAGCGCAATAGGGAAAGAAGCCATTAAATTCCTTGAGAATAGAAAAACCGAACCCCTCTCACAATTTGTACAAATTATGCCATATGAGTTTAGTTTTAGATACTTGCTATGCACATAA
- the LOC130944957 gene encoding uncharacterized protein LOC130944957 isoform X6: MRESLAQGKGRASSKERKLALQQDVERLKKKLRDEENIHRALQRAFNRPLGALPRLPPYLPPNTLGLLAEVAVLEEEIARLEEQVMHFRQDLYQEAVYTSSSKMKMDHSSRLVKLKSPSPTITLPEDRQGKENQSCSNSHKNTKQFNSKTKTTKTPINTLPLHNKPWHRPKRQTVQQELRVNDQPMAEPTNHEESPNIISENILKCLSSILLRMSTVKYPDSTAGMLRDPKSRNCTKETWFQDPYGTCLEFGEMDIGPYKQFRAIEAESISPKRTANSLFLQHRLKLLLRKLSSVNLENLNHQEKLAFWINIYNSCMMNAFNEHGLPESPETVVALMQKTTINVGGHLLSATTIEHCILRLPYHWKLLNSKQTSKGAKNHEMTVRSIYGLELSEPLVTFALSCGTWSSPAVRVYTASQVENQLEAAKREYLQAAVGISTSKFAIPKLLDWYLLDFAKDLESLLDWICLQLPSAIGKEAIKFLENRKTEPLSQFVQIMPYEFSFRYLLCT; the protein is encoded by the exons ATGCGGGAAAGTTTGGCACAAGGAAAAGGCAGAGCAAGCAGCAAGGAGAGAAAATTGGCTTTGCAACAAGAC gtggagaggttgaagaagaagcttaggGACGAAGAGAACATCCACAGGGCATTGCAGAGAGCTTTCAACAGACCCTTGGGTGCTCTCCCTCGTCTTCCTCCCTATCTCCCTCCCAAT ACCCTGGGACTTCTTGCGGAGGTGGCGGTGCTGGAGGAAGAAATTGCAAGGCTTGAAGAGCAGGTGATGCATTTCAGGCAGGACTTGTATCAAGAAGCTGTATATACATCATCCTCCAAGATGAAAATGGATCATTCATCTCGTTTAGTTAAATTGAAGTCTCCTTCCCCAACAATTACACTTCCCG AGGATAGGCAAGGAAAAGAGAACCAGTCATGTAGTAATtctcacaagaacaccaagcaGTTCAATTCTAAAACTAAAACAACAAAAACTCCTATTAATACACTTCCCCTCCACAACAAACCATGGCATCGTCCAAAGAGACAG ACTGTGCAGCAAGAACTAAGAGTGAATGACCAGCCAATGGCAGAACCAACAAATCATGAAGAAAGTCCAAACATAATCTCTGAAAATATTCTCAAGTGCTTATCAAGCATTCTTTTGAGAATGAGTACTGTCAAGTATCCGGATTCTACAGCTGGCATGTTGCGAGATCCGAAATCTCGAAACTGTACTAAAGAAACATGGTTTCAGGATCCATATGGTACATGTTTAGAATTTGGAGAGATGGATATTGGTCCGTACAAGCAATTCCGTGCAATTGAAGCTGAATCCATCAGTCCAAAACGAACTGCTAATTCTTTGTTTCTGCAGCATCGATTGAA GCTTCTTTTGAGGAAACTTTCCTCTGTCAACTTAGAGAATCTCAATCATCAGGAGAAGCTTGCATTCTGGATCAACATATATAACTCTTGTATGATGAAT GCATTCaatgagcacggcttaccagaGAGTCCCGAAACAGTTGTTGCATTGATGCAAAAG ACAACAATAAATGTGGGTGGACACTTGCTAAGCGCAACAACGATAGAGCATTGCATTCTAAGGCTTCCTTATCACTGGAAATTG CTGAATTCTAAACAGACATCAAAGGGAGCGAAGAATCATGAAATGACAGTAAGAAGCATATATGGATTGGAATTATCAGAACCCTTGGTGACATTTGCTCTCTCATGTGGAACTTGGTCCTCTCCTGCT GTCAGAGTTTACACAGCATCACAGGTCGAGAACCAACTCGAAGCAGCGAAAAGAGAATACTTGCAGGCTGCAGTTGGAATTTCAACTTCAAAGTTTGCTATCCCAAAGCTGCTAGATTGGTACTTACTGGACTTTGCAAAAGACTTGGAATCTTTGCTGGATTGGATATGCCTCCAATTACCAAGCGCAATAGGGAAAGAAGCCATTAAATTCCTTGAGAATAGAAAAACCGAACCCCTCTCACAATTTGTACAAATTATGCCATATGAGTTTAGTTTTAGATACTTGCTATGCACATAA
- the LOC130944957 gene encoding uncharacterized protein LOC130944957 isoform X1: protein MDTRRRMRLEPKKAQTGAHDDDHHHRVGPNLLNEKAEMRESLAQGKGRASSKERKLALQQDVERLKKKLRDEENIHRALQRAFNRPLGALPRLPPYLPPNTLGLLAEVAVLEEEIARLEEQVMHFRQDLYQEAVYTSSSKMKMDHSSRLVKLKSPSPTITLPEDRQGKENQSCSNSHKNTKQFNSKTKTTKTPINTLPLHNKPWHRPKRQTVQQELRVNDQPMAEPTNHEESPNIISENILKCLSSILLRMSTVKYPDSTAGMLRDPKSRNCTKETWFQDPYGTCLEFGEMDIGPYKQFRAIEAESISPKRTANSLFLQHRLKLLLRKLSSVNLENLNHQEKLAFWINIYNSCMMNAFNEHGLPESPETVVALMQKTTINVGGHLLSATTIEHCILRLPYHWKLLNSKQTSKGAKNHEMTVRSIYGLELSEPLVTFALSCGTWSSPAVRVYTASQVENQLEAAKREYLQAAVGISTSKFAIPKLLDWYLLDFAKDLESLLDWICLQLPSAIGKEAIKFLENRKTEPLSQFVQIMPYEFSFRYLLCT, encoded by the exons ATGGACACGAGAAGGAGGATGAGATTAGAGCCTAAGAAAGCTCAGACAGGAGCACATGATGATGATCATCATCATAGA GTTGGTCCTAACCTCTTGAATGAAAAGGCAGAGATGCGGGAAAGTTTGGCACAAGGAAAAGGCAGAGCAAGCAGCAAGGAGAGAAAATTGGCTTTGCAACAAGAC gtggagaggttgaagaagaagcttaggGACGAAGAGAACATCCACAGGGCATTGCAGAGAGCTTTCAACAGACCCTTGGGTGCTCTCCCTCGTCTTCCTCCCTATCTCCCTCCCAAT ACCCTGGGACTTCTTGCGGAGGTGGCGGTGCTGGAGGAAGAAATTGCAAGGCTTGAAGAGCAGGTGATGCATTTCAGGCAGGACTTGTATCAAGAAGCTGTATATACATCATCCTCCAAGATGAAAATGGATCATTCATCTCGTTTAGTTAAATTGAAGTCTCCTTCCCCAACAATTACACTTCCCG AGGATAGGCAAGGAAAAGAGAACCAGTCATGTAGTAATtctcacaagaacaccaagcaGTTCAATTCTAAAACTAAAACAACAAAAACTCCTATTAATACACTTCCCCTCCACAACAAACCATGGCATCGTCCAAAGAGACAG ACTGTGCAGCAAGAACTAAGAGTGAATGACCAGCCAATGGCAGAACCAACAAATCATGAAGAAAGTCCAAACATAATCTCTGAAAATATTCTCAAGTGCTTATCAAGCATTCTTTTGAGAATGAGTACTGTCAAGTATCCGGATTCTACAGCTGGCATGTTGCGAGATCCGAAATCTCGAAACTGTACTAAAGAAACATGGTTTCAGGATCCATATGGTACATGTTTAGAATTTGGAGAGATGGATATTGGTCCGTACAAGCAATTCCGTGCAATTGAAGCTGAATCCATCAGTCCAAAACGAACTGCTAATTCTTTGTTTCTGCAGCATCGATTGAA GCTTCTTTTGAGGAAACTTTCCTCTGTCAACTTAGAGAATCTCAATCATCAGGAGAAGCTTGCATTCTGGATCAACATATATAACTCTTGTATGATGAAT GCATTCaatgagcacggcttaccagaGAGTCCCGAAACAGTTGTTGCATTGATGCAAAAG ACAACAATAAATGTGGGTGGACACTTGCTAAGCGCAACAACGATAGAGCATTGCATTCTAAGGCTTCCTTATCACTGGAAATTG CTGAATTCTAAACAGACATCAAAGGGAGCGAAGAATCATGAAATGACAGTAAGAAGCATATATGGATTGGAATTATCAGAACCCTTGGTGACATTTGCTCTCTCATGTGGAACTTGGTCCTCTCCTGCT GTCAGAGTTTACACAGCATCACAGGTCGAGAACCAACTCGAAGCAGCGAAAAGAGAATACTTGCAGGCTGCAGTTGGAATTTCAACTTCAAAGTTTGCTATCCCAAAGCTGCTAGATTGGTACTTACTGGACTTTGCAAAAGACTTGGAATCTTTGCTGGATTGGATATGCCTCCAATTACCAAGCGCAATAGGGAAAGAAGCCATTAAATTCCTTGAGAATAGAAAAACCGAACCCCTCTCACAATTTGTACAAATTATGCCATATGAGTTTAGTTTTAGATACTTGCTATGCACATAA